One segment of Gordonia terrae DNA contains the following:
- the rpsO gene encoding 30S ribosomal protein S15, protein MALTVEQKKEILAEYGLHETDTGSPEAQVAMLTKRITDLTEHLKQHKHDHHSRRGLLLLVGRRRRLLKYVAKVDINRYRSLIERLGLRR, encoded by the coding sequence ATGGCTTTGACTGTCGAGCAGAAGAAGGAAATCCTCGCCGAGTACGGTCTGCACGAGACCGACACCGGTTCGCCCGAGGCCCAGGTCGCGATGCTGACCAAGCGCATCACCGACCTCACCGAGCACCTGAAGCAGCACAAGCACGACCACCACAGCCGGCGCGGTCTGCTCCTGCTGGTCGGACGCCGTCGTCGTCTGCTCAAGTACGTCGCCAAGGTCGACATCAACCGCTACCGTTCGCTCATCGAGCGCCTCGGCCTGCGTCGCTGA
- a CDS encoding metal-dependent transcriptional regulator: MTELSQVTQDYLKVIWTSQEWEDVKVTTKLLAQSLGVSASTASEAIRKLADQGFVSHEPYGAVTLTDEGRSAAILMVRRHRLIETFLVRELGYRWDEVHDEAEILEHAVSDRLMARLDAKLGFPDRDPHGDPIPALDGTIPAPDAALLADLDVGASGAIARISDTDPEMLRYFDQVGVALDCVVTVAEKRPFAGTISVSLDDADPIDLGDIAARAIFVVPRA; the protein is encoded by the coding sequence GTGACAGAACTGTCACAGGTGACCCAGGACTATCTCAAAGTGATCTGGACCAGCCAGGAGTGGGAGGACGTCAAGGTCACCACCAAGCTGCTGGCCCAGTCCCTCGGTGTGTCCGCATCCACCGCTTCGGAGGCGATCCGCAAGCTCGCCGACCAGGGATTCGTCTCCCACGAACCGTACGGCGCGGTCACCCTGACCGACGAGGGTCGATCCGCGGCCATCCTGATGGTGCGCCGCCATCGTCTGATCGAGACCTTCCTGGTGCGCGAACTCGGATACCGGTGGGACGAGGTGCACGATGAGGCGGAGATCCTCGAGCACGCGGTCTCCGACCGTCTGATGGCCCGGCTGGACGCGAAACTCGGTTTCCCCGACCGGGATCCACATGGTGACCCGATCCCCGCCCTGGACGGCACGATCCCCGCGCCGGACGCGGCCCTGCTCGCCGACCTGGATGTGGGGGCGTCGGGCGCCATCGCCCGGATCTCCGACACCGATCCCGAGATGCTGCGCTACTTCGATCAGGTGGGCGTCGCGCTCGACTGCGTGGTGACCGTCGCCGAGAAACGCCCGTTCGCGGGCACGATCTCGGTGTCGCTCGACGATGCCGATCCGATCGACCTCGGCGACATCGCCGCGCGCGCCATCTTCGTCGTCCCGCGCGCCTGA
- a CDS encoding bifunctional riboflavin kinase/FAD synthetase produces the protein MLRWRGLDDIPADWGRCVVTIGVFDGVHRGHAELISAATTAAKEHGVPAVLMTFDPHPSEVVRPGSHPPQLTTLTRRAELAEELGIDVFCVMPFTPELAARSPKDFAHDILVETLHAAVVVVGDNFTFGRKAAGDVSKLAELGGKFGFSVESVSLFGEHAVTFSSTYIRSCVAAGDVDRATEALGRPHRVEGVVVRGDGRGRDLGYPTANVAPPMYAAIPADGVYAAWFTILGAGPVVGEVEPGERYEAAVSVGTNPTFSGRTRTVEAFVLDKSADLYGQHVAVDFVHRIRGMEQFDGVDDLITAMGDDVTKTREILAAAES, from the coding sequence GTGTTGCGATGGCGAGGTCTGGACGACATCCCCGCGGACTGGGGACGGTGCGTGGTCACCATCGGTGTCTTCGACGGTGTCCACCGGGGACACGCCGAGCTCATCAGCGCCGCCACCACGGCGGCGAAGGAGCACGGGGTGCCGGCGGTGCTGATGACATTCGATCCGCATCCGTCCGAGGTGGTCCGGCCGGGATCCCATCCGCCGCAACTGACGACGCTGACGCGGCGCGCCGAGCTGGCCGAGGAACTCGGCATCGACGTCTTCTGCGTCATGCCGTTCACCCCCGAACTCGCCGCCCGGTCGCCGAAGGACTTCGCCCACGACATCCTCGTGGAGACGCTGCACGCCGCCGTCGTGGTGGTCGGCGACAACTTCACCTTCGGTCGCAAGGCGGCCGGGGACGTGTCCAAGCTCGCCGAACTCGGTGGGAAATTCGGCTTCTCGGTGGAATCGGTGTCGCTGTTCGGTGAACACGCGGTGACGTTCTCGTCGACCTACATCCGTTCCTGTGTCGCGGCCGGTGACGTGGACCGTGCCACCGAGGCGCTCGGTCGGCCGCATCGGGTCGAGGGCGTCGTGGTGCGCGGCGACGGCCGCGGCCGCGACCTGGGCTACCCGACGGCCAATGTGGCGCCGCCGATGTACGCCGCCATCCCGGCCGACGGCGTCTACGCCGCCTGGTTCACGATCCTCGGCGCCGGTCCGGTCGTCGGCGAGGTCGAGCCGGGGGAGCGGTACGAGGCCGCGGTGTCGGTGGGCACCAATCCGACGTTCTCCGGCCGGACTCGCACCGTCGAGGCGTTCGTGCTCGACAAGAGTGCCGATCTGTACGGCCAGCACGTCGCCGTCGACTTCGTCCATCGCATCCGTGGCATGGAGCAGTTCGACGGCGTCGACGATCTGATCACCGCGATGGGTGACGACGTCACGAAGACCAGGGAGATCCTGGCCGCGGCCGAGAGCTGA